The Candidatus Koribacter versatilis Ellin345 genome has a segment encoding these proteins:
- a CDS encoding HNH endonuclease, which yields MATDAYFTGGRPHTPPRSLTRSGDHKVGKSLVQYAAPPKAERTPLHQPVLVLNASYEPINVCAARRAIILVLKGVAMAEETNGHTFHSTRSALRVPSVIRLLEYRRIPHQTRALSRKNILLRDRNTCQYCGVLLGSSELTLDHVLPRSRGGLSTWENLVACCHQCNHEKGNRLPAEAGMKLMREPRPFNLHTSRHIMRMMGRSDDKWRKYLFY from the coding sequence ATGGCGACCGACGCATACTTTACGGGAGGAAGACCACATACACCGCCGCGCAGCCTTACGCGCTCGGGAGACCACAAGGTCGGGAAGTCGCTCGTGCAATACGCCGCGCCTCCGAAGGCGGAGCGTACGCCGCTGCATCAGCCCGTGCTGGTGCTCAACGCGTCGTATGAGCCGATCAACGTATGCGCTGCGCGCCGCGCGATCATCCTCGTCCTGAAGGGCGTAGCCATGGCCGAAGAGACCAACGGCCACACCTTCCACTCCACCCGGTCAGCGTTGCGTGTGCCGAGCGTGATTCGCCTGCTTGAATATCGCCGTATCCCGCACCAGACGCGCGCTCTGTCGCGCAAGAACATCCTGCTGCGCGACCGCAATACCTGCCAGTACTGCGGCGTCCTCCTCGGCTCGAGCGAACTCACGCTTGACCACGTCCTGCCGCGCTCGCGTGGCGGCCTCAGCACCTGGGAGAACCTTGTCGCCTGCTGCCACCAGTGCAACCACGAGAAGGGCAACCGTCTCCCCGCCGAAGCCGGCATGAAGCTGATGCGCGAACCGCGCCCCTTCAACCTCCACACTAGCCGCCACATCATGCGAATGATGGGCCGCTCCGACGATAAGTGGAGGAAGTACTTGTTCTACTAG
- a CDS encoding ComF family protein codes for MQSEFSGEWLVIPVPLHRERRRTRGFNQAELIAKVALRELRDLPLALAPKVLVRTRPTESQTGYTREQRRTNLHGAFKVPDKALVKGRNVILVDDVLTTGATADECARILKRAGAEQVLVATVARAVTLDGVAPATKTRSNRETEETVSV; via the coding sequence ATGCAGTCCGAATTTTCAGGTGAGTGGCTCGTCATTCCGGTGCCCTTGCACCGTGAACGGCGTCGCACCCGCGGCTTCAACCAGGCCGAGCTCATCGCCAAGGTCGCCTTGCGAGAGCTTCGAGACCTGCCGCTGGCCCTGGCTCCCAAAGTTCTGGTTCGCACCCGCCCGACCGAATCGCAAACCGGGTATACCCGTGAGCAGCGCCGCACCAACCTGCACGGCGCGTTCAAGGTACCCGACAAAGCCCTCGTCAAAGGCCGTAACGTGATCCTGGTGGACGACGTTCTCACCACCGGCGCCACGGCAGACGAGTGCGCCCGCATCTTAAAGCGGGCAGGTGCTGAACAAGTTCTCGTAGCAACCGTGGCGCGCGCTGTAACGCTCGACGGCGTCGCCCCGGCAACCAAAACCCGCTCGAACCGTGAGACGGAGGAGACCGTCTCTGTTTAG
- a CDS encoding DUF167 domain-containing protein: MIEIRETSSGVSFAVRLQPKAKKTAIIGELNGALKLGVTDPPIDGRANEALIRFVAGLLKVTRSSVTIAAGESSRNKVIRIEGVTAEQVRFRLKVW; this comes from the coding sequence GTGATTGAGATTCGCGAGACGTCGTCAGGCGTGAGCTTCGCGGTGCGATTGCAGCCGAAGGCGAAGAAGACGGCGATCATCGGCGAGTTGAACGGCGCGTTGAAACTGGGAGTGACGGACCCACCGATTGACGGACGCGCGAACGAAGCGCTGATACGGTTCGTTGCCGGCCTTTTGAAGGTTACGCGTTCGTCGGTTACCATAGCCGCCGGTGAATCCAGCCGCAATAAAGTGATTCGTATTGAAGGCGTAACGGCCGAGCAGGTGCGCTTTCGGCTGAAGGTCTGGTAG
- a CDS encoding YggS family pyridoxal phosphate-dependent enzyme gives MSIAENISGIRRRIETAAKHAARNPVEIALMAVCKTKPADAIREAYAAGQRLFGENRVQEFATKAPLLSGLSDARFHMIGHLQSNKSKAAAELFSAVDSVDSLKLAERLNAAARDLGKTLDILIEINVGGEEAKSGMPPESPEVLQILEHAKEWQNLRMRGLMTVPPFTEDPEGARPYFRTVRELRDSMALKGFALDQLSMGMSHDFEIAIEEGSTCVRVGTAIFGERPTP, from the coding sequence ATGTCCATTGCTGAGAACATCTCGGGGATTCGTAGACGGATCGAAACGGCGGCAAAGCACGCCGCGCGCAATCCCGTTGAGATTGCACTGATGGCGGTATGCAAGACAAAGCCGGCCGACGCGATTCGCGAAGCGTATGCGGCTGGTCAGCGATTGTTTGGCGAAAACCGGGTGCAGGAGTTTGCGACGAAAGCGCCGCTGCTGAGCGGTCTGAGCGACGCCAGGTTCCACATGATTGGACATTTACAGTCGAACAAATCGAAAGCAGCGGCGGAGTTATTCTCGGCCGTGGATTCCGTGGATTCGCTAAAGCTGGCGGAGAGGTTGAACGCAGCGGCCCGGGATTTGGGAAAGACACTCGACATTCTGATTGAGATCAACGTCGGGGGCGAAGAAGCTAAGAGCGGAATGCCGCCAGAGTCTCCAGAGGTCCTTCAGATACTGGAGCACGCGAAGGAGTGGCAGAACCTGCGGATGCGTGGGCTGATGACGGTTCCGCCGTTCACCGAAGATCCCGAAGGGGCGCGGCCGTATTTTCGGACGGTTCGCGAGTTGCGAGACTCAATGGCACTGAAGGGATTTGCGCTGGACCAGCTTTCCATGGGCATGTCGCATGATTTCGAAATCGCGATTGAAGAAGGCTCGACGTGTGTGCGCGTCGGGACTGCGATTTTTGGGGAGCGTCCAACGCCGTGA
- a CDS encoding OPT family oligopeptide transporter: MADAPKHRPYVPETMQMSEFTVRAVIIGLVLTVILGSANAYLGLRAGMTIAATYPAAVIAMAVLKLLKGSLLEENIARTVGSIGESVAAGAIFTIPAFVIAGAWPVFDFKHAYWNSVALMAVGGTLGILFVTLLRRVMVEDPELPFPESVAASEIHKAGQQGAKAAKILFANMGLGGLVYFLGSINLFSISKEFVLNVGQLGRSMLKMTKSPGAPTLQAGGMTTFSAPAVSPAYLGVGYIIGPRLGALNFAGGVFAWGLLVPLLVFFLGPQLAATMPDGGSSPDSWSAAAGAVWFSIVRPIAVGGMLVGAGFTLFRMRKNLMIGMKRAVSDLKKSGSQATATARVDRDLNIKAVFLGLAIVLVAMIFLYNFFAHNFTGAIVAAVVMIILGFFFAAVSGNLVGMIGSSNNPISGLTLCTLIIAALLMVSIGVKGPSGVAAVLGVAAVVCVSSAVAGEMLQDLKVGYILGGTPAKMQLGDLLGIVVASGVLFFPLMILNNAYGFGSPQLPAPQAGLMASLSQGIVGGNMPWPLVVVGILMGFGLILIEVRSPMLFSVGMYLPLETTFAIFVGGLFRWATDKLRDRANLNDAQKARVENAGVLTASGLIAGEALIGLVIAGFRGVEKQKGHAILPVIFAHPPVILGGIVLFLLALLMIRLPLANAGSPDEPAPPTAIM, translated from the coding sequence ATGGCAGATGCCCCGAAGCACCGGCCTTACGTGCCGGAAACGATGCAGATGAGCGAGTTCACCGTCCGCGCGGTCATCATTGGACTAGTACTGACGGTCATTCTCGGGTCAGCAAACGCGTATCTCGGTTTGCGAGCGGGCATGACGATCGCCGCAACCTACCCGGCAGCGGTAATCGCCATGGCCGTTCTGAAACTGCTGAAAGGATCGCTGCTGGAAGAGAACATCGCGCGTACCGTCGGTTCGATCGGCGAATCGGTGGCGGCGGGCGCGATCTTTACGATCCCCGCTTTCGTAATTGCGGGCGCGTGGCCCGTCTTCGACTTCAAGCATGCCTACTGGAATTCGGTAGCGTTGATGGCGGTGGGCGGCACGCTCGGCATCCTTTTCGTAACGCTATTGCGGCGGGTGATGGTGGAAGATCCCGAGCTTCCCTTCCCTGAGTCGGTGGCGGCTTCGGAGATTCACAAGGCTGGCCAGCAAGGCGCGAAGGCGGCGAAGATACTGTTCGCTAATATGGGGCTGGGAGGATTGGTTTACTTCCTGGGGTCGATCAACCTGTTTTCTATCAGCAAAGAGTTTGTGCTCAATGTGGGTCAACTAGGGCGCAGCATGCTGAAGATGACAAAGTCTCCGGGCGCTCCGACATTGCAGGCTGGTGGCATGACGACCTTTTCGGCACCAGCAGTAAGTCCGGCTTACCTCGGGGTGGGATACATCATCGGGCCGCGGCTAGGGGCGCTGAACTTTGCGGGGGGCGTTTTTGCGTGGGGCCTGCTGGTTCCACTGCTCGTGTTCTTTCTTGGGCCGCAATTAGCAGCCACGATGCCGGATGGCGGGAGTAGCCCAGACTCATGGTCAGCGGCGGCTGGAGCCGTTTGGTTTTCAATCGTGCGTCCCATCGCGGTGGGCGGGATGCTGGTAGGCGCGGGCTTCACGCTGTTCCGCATGCGCAAGAACCTCATGATCGGCATGAAACGGGCGGTGAGCGACCTGAAAAAATCCGGCTCGCAGGCGACAGCGACCGCGCGTGTGGATCGGGATTTGAATATCAAGGCTGTATTCCTTGGACTCGCGATCGTGCTTGTGGCGATGATCTTCCTCTACAACTTCTTCGCACACAACTTCACGGGGGCGATTGTTGCTGCCGTCGTGATGATCATCCTCGGATTTTTCTTTGCCGCAGTTTCGGGGAACCTCGTCGGAATGATCGGCTCGTCAAACAATCCGATTTCGGGATTGACGCTTTGTACGCTAATCATCGCTGCGCTCTTGATGGTGAGCATCGGAGTGAAAGGACCGAGCGGCGTTGCAGCCGTGCTCGGCGTTGCAGCGGTGGTTTGCGTTTCGTCGGCGGTGGCGGGCGAGATGCTGCAGGACCTGAAAGTGGGCTACATCCTAGGCGGTACACCCGCAAAAATGCAGCTCGGCGACCTCCTCGGCATCGTGGTAGCCAGCGGCGTGTTGTTCTTCCCGTTGATGATTTTGAACAACGCGTACGGATTCGGCAGCCCGCAATTGCCCGCCCCGCAGGCTGGATTGATGGCTTCGCTTTCGCAAGGCATCGTCGGGGGCAACATGCCTTGGCCGCTGGTGGTTGTCGGCATCCTGATGGGCTTCGGGTTGATCCTGATTGAGGTAAGGAGCCCGATGCTCTTTTCTGTGGGTATGTACCTGCCCTTGGAAACGACGTTCGCGATATTTGTTGGTGGTCTCTTCCGCTGGGCGACGGATAAGCTTCGCGATCGAGCGAATCTGAACGATGCACAAAAAGCGCGCGTGGAAAACGCGGGCGTGCTCACCGCATCGGGGCTGATCGCCGGCGAGGCGCTGATTGGCTTAGTCATCGCTGGGTTCCGCGGAGTCGAGAAGCAGAAGGGTCATGCGATTCTGCCAGTAATCTTTGCGCATCCTCCCGTGATCCTCGGTGGGATCGTCCTGTTCCTGCTCGCTCTGCTGATGATTCGCTTGCCCTTGGCAAACGCCGGCAGCCCCGATGAACCAGCTCCGCCGACGGCGATCATGTAG